In Erigeron canadensis isolate Cc75 chromosome 8, C_canadensis_v1, whole genome shotgun sequence, the DNA window CtactataaaataatttacaaaatatatcctACAATtcctaattaaaaaaacaaattatttttctttattttaattaactttacATTCATAGCTTACATTATTACTCGTACTACACAGTCATTAACACAACCGTTGTCGCATCTGTGTGGACATACATTTAGTTTTTACAAGTTGTTTCAACATGATAGATAGATTCTAATATAAACCCTTAGATATTAGATAACTTATTATCATCTAATtaaagtttaaaagaaaatcaaaatattgaGCCAAAGGTATCTAAATTTGGCGGAGAGTTGTACCAAATTTGGTATGAAACGCTCAAAGTTTTAGTATTGCTTCAAAAACTACTGCAAGTTTGTTGTCTTGGttgggggtgggggggggggatttTCTAATACCAAACCAccaaatttatagttttttagtgtatatattGAAGATGGTATAAATAGATTATATCGTAATCTATACTATGTTAGAAAGTTTTTGAGTTAAATTAATTCTTAAGATTACTGTAGAACTTTTTAAGAACTATGAAATTACTATACTACTTTCTCTATTAGATGAAAATTACGttaatcaaaaacttttatatttgcATATTTCAcaagcaaataaaaaatattaaaagttaaatatgtCAATATGCTGGAATCTACGAATTATGTTCTTGGTTCGCTGAACACCCCCAAAGTTAATATTACAAGTTACGGGATTTGTTAAACACGACATGAATTTTGTTCTTGCTTCGGTGATCCAATTCGCGAACCCATTCGCGTACCAAAGACAAAATACATCGAACTAGTATGGGGTGGTTCGACGACCCCAAATGGGTGTGGTTCAgcaaattagaaagaaaaagttCGCATTTTGAAAGAACTAGattttgtgattttgatttaactaGTAATTAAACATTGCAATTATCAAAGATAATACATTAAATGGATGAATTAAACAAAGGATGAAGTAgtttttaagcatttttttttttttttgatattatgtatttggtttttaactttttatgtttaaagACTTGTAAATTAGTTTTGAAGTATTGAAAATGTTTGGACGTTGGAATATTCAATATTTTTATGTATGATAATATTTTGAAATTCAAGTTCACCAAACCGAAACGAACCAAATCGATCCAAAATGAGTTTATGCCTAGCTCCCCGAACTGGATTTGTGGGACCTCATGAATTGCAATATCAAATTGTAAATCCGAACTGGAAATAACTGCGAATCGGGTGACTATGTGCTGGATAACCCAAATATGACAGTTGGTATAGCCAAGTGCCGAGAGctatgaattttatttttagctttgatttaTATGGTTTGTATATATGACGTCTTAATATAACTTCGTATACAATTTTttaatgggaaatgattaatatCCCTAACCAAAAgacctaataatcctcctaactatgagatgatgacatgtgaaaagaTCAGGaaacaagattaggaaagaaaattagtgtaCCACATGCCCCCTTCTTAATATATTAAGGAGATTAGGCTATTCgtttagaaggatttatcattttccttttttatatatatttttagacttTGGACAATATCCATGTGAGTTAAACTTTTTGACCAATAAGATCACTCTTTTCCATAATCATCCAATGGAGAGCCTCGAAGGTCAAAACTTGACATCGAAAATATAATCTAAGTAGTTGTTGATTGTAATTTAtactaactaattaattaatgaatgtGAATTAACgttttattagtattttagaataaaaaactatattaagaatatatatgtgatatttttTTGATACATTATAACCTGATATAAGAGGGAAGAGAGTCATATGGCTTAAACTCCCAATCCTTCCAAATCTCACTAATTACATATCttcaacttatttttttctttttaacccTCCTAACCATTTTTCACGGCATTCATCACTTTCTTAACCctcttaaaattattattttttaaacaagtgGTCCCCCCCTCCTTTCACATGCTCTCAAAGGCTATAATCCTTCAACCCGCAACCAGTTAAAAGTCTTTCCAACCCCAACCCCAACCCCCTCTCAACCCTCAATGATGGCGGCGGTGTGCCTGGAAGGGTTAGGCCAACCCGCATGCCAACCCTCTACCACTCCCTTCCCCCCTAAAGTTAATAATTCTACTAATACAATAATTGTAAAGCAAATAAattaactaacacaataattattatataaaataaaatatgaaaatgttaATAACAACTTAAATCGCCTCTTTGGATTTCTCAACAagcaatatataaattttaatgcactAAGTTTTTATTGTCATTTACAAAACCCATAAAATAACTTTTGCATTTACtaaattttaaacatttaaattaaacatataaagtCAGTATCTTtattatgactttttttttttttttaaccttcgGATCtatctcttttctttctcaacCTTTTTTTTGTTCATAATTTTTATACCGCTTAtgtttatgtgtaattttgactTAAAGTATAATGTGTAAATAGACCCATCATATGTGTGGttaaaaaatcttatacaaGGCTTATGGGATTCCATTTTTTATACTGGTTTCATGACGTTACTTGCCTAATACAGCCCAACCAATCTCTGCCACTATATATTATAACAAATATACCAtacatcattttattttaaaagttaaataagtaGATATTAAAGATTCAAATCGctagttttaagttttaaccccCATATTTGCATATTCTACCAAAACaggatttttctttttaaataacaGGTTTAAATATAAAGTGACTGAAAgatacttagaaaaaaaaagagttttgttaatatccaaaaaaaatatatatatttctatatgaATTGGCTATCTATCTAACTTAGGTAGTGTTTATTCGAGACTTACTAAACTCagttatgacttaatcaaatatatttaatccattaagtcatgtttgtttttgacttaataaaaaaaaaacaattatattggCCTAATCTATACAAATGTTATCAATCCATTCACACTTATCAATTTAGTCACttaatgattaataaaacaCACGAACCCTTACTTATCTTACAAAAACTCTCACTTTAAATGTTGTCCATTTTCTTTCGTACATGAAACTCggttaaaaaaatcttattctcctctatttaatatataaataatatttataaaaaaagactaatatacaaatattattttttacttaaaaagtTAGCTAACTGTTCACACAAACTACTTACGTtatttaattaaacataaacaagTCTAACTATTCACAAAATGCCACGAATTGGCAACATCACTACTTCACAAAACCGAGAATATATCCATTCATATTCAATTATTCATAGAGAAAATAATAATCCATCAATCCCAAATCTTGGACTCAAGCATCAAAAGCCCAATAAAAGATAACCCAACAATCCAACCCAAATCACAAACTTATAGCGCGTGCTACCACGCTCTAGAAACGCGTCTCAActaactaataataatgataGCTAAACTCTACCATTTTACATAAACTCTAGAACTACAAACAAGACTCCAATTTTGGAACCATATCATCATTACTAttactataaataataaaaaatttatatatcaaaaatcaaCAAAACCATTTTATCTTAGAAACATAAAAACAAGACCGATCGGTTCCTCAATTATTGTTATTAaggtatatctatatctattagtGACTTTTAATTAATGTTATGATAATtaatttgtgtttgtttttatttatatcttatgATTAATCATGATCATGTAATAttctttttaagaattttgatGATCTTATCTTGGAagatcatttaattttaatttaacttcaATTATTATTTACTTCCATATCATGATTTAATATTTGCAGATAAATTTGGAGAGtggtaatatttatatatatatatatataattatatataaatatctatatctacagtTGATAGGATGGATGTAGCTGCGGATCATGTTGACTCTGCCAAAATTTGCAGTCACTGGTAtatagtacttttttttttggtttttttttatatttattagaattttGTAGTAGttatgtgtgtatatgtttCGTTGTGAGCTACCGATTATCgggtaaatttattaattttcgGCCTTTCGtgctataatttttttttccgttaGGAATGACAATTATGCAAACATTTATAGAAAATTTACACTTATTTATAACTTGTTCAATATGTAACATGGATTGTTATTAGTCATTTGAGTTTTCTTTCTGCCCTGATGTGTATCGTTCTTACAGTGTTGATTCTCCCCCATGTCTCTCAATATTGCATCCATATTGACTAAAAACGGGTAAATGGTTGGGAACcctctggtcccatgtaccTTCTTGGTACCAAAGCGCACACCGTATAGAACTCATGACCAACAAGTCACCATCCAAAGTAACTATTgtagtaatatatatagaataatcTGATTTTGGGTTGGTGCtaaatgaaaaaccttttagAAAAAATGGTAATAACCACTTTAAAGCATTATAGTGGCATTTGTTTTAGACATGAATTGCCCAACCCCAATAGACCGGCTGCAACAATGGCTTGTTGTGTTTACAAGAATCTGATACTTTTTGTTAATCCTAAGATTAATATATCTTGATAGGGCTAGAGTTTTTCTGATTGTACTGCAATTGCAGATGATGTGTCATATGGCGTGAACAATTAATGTTCATCTTATTAATGAATAATCCCTGCACAAAGACCATAGCCCAGCGGTATTCGAGTTGACCCAACAACCCAAAAGTTGTGGGTTGAAGTCCCATAGGAGACAAATGTGTTAGTCGTTATGCGGTGTGTGAATCTTTTccttaattaaaaagaaaaaagtgttgTAACTTGCATCTTGTGAAAATGGTTGACAGTATCAACACGTATGTTAAACTATCGTCCTCCTTGGGCAGTTGATTTGCATATCTTTGTTACTTTGTATTGTTTTGCTTCTTAAAATTAGTATACTGTACACAGTAGCCTAGGAACTCAGAACTGCTCTCCATTTCCACTGGGTAGAGTATAACTGCCTAATTGCTTGCCTTGCTCAACCGTGCTTCTTATCTTATTTTATGTGTTATGTTTCTCGGTACATCTAATGAGCTATGTATTACAATATTAGACTAGTCACTTTAGTCTAATGCAGTCGTTATTATTAACACATAGCATAATTGGAACATGGTTCATATTCTATAGTCTATATTGTGTTTGTTAATTGTTACTAAATTGGACgttcttttgtttttgtatggTTATCATTATCtcatttaattaagaacaataggtaaaaatatttatttgccGAAAATTGATATTTTCAGTTTTGAGCTTGTTATATTTaatgcttcttcttcttctatgcCCTTTCTTTACGGGTTCCTTTTTCTTAATGGTGTGTTTTCTCTTGTTTTTCATTATAATGCTTGATAGGCTTGTTGCATATCAAATTTATGTACTTATGCTTTTGCTGATATCACAAAGCTTATACCTGCAGTGACAGAGCTATTCCTTCTTCAAATATTGATCTGCATTATGCTCACTGCTCACGTAACTTAGAGAAGTGTAAAATTTGTGGTGATATGGTGCCCAGAAAGCATGCAGATGAACATTACTCAAGCACCCATGCTCCGGTATGTGAttccaagaaaaataatattctCGATCTTCTATCTGATAATATATTTCAACTGTCAAATATATAGTGTCATTTGTGCAgtattttttgattttgcaaATTGCAATGTATTTCGAGagctttgttttttgtttagaGCAAAGTGGATGGTTTAGTTTCTCATATCAACCTGTCTGAGCCAGATCTTTCCTATCTTGTAGCTGAATGTCCAACAAAAAGACCTGCACACACCCTGTATATTTGAACGGATTACAGACTTGGAATCCACCCTTTCATTCTTCCACTTGTCAATTTCCACACATGACTgtaaacataaacatatcaaGGACCTTAAGCAGTGCCAAAAATATAGTTGATAACTAATTCTTATAATACAAGTGAAAGGCATAATTTATGGGGTCCAATATCCTTGGTCCTATAAGTGTATTTGAGACAATCTTAAGCTTTCTTCGATAATGAAAATATGTAAGCTCATGTTGGGCTATGCCTCATGGCCTGCCTAAGGGTTGGCTGACTTAGCTCATATAGGGTCATATAAGCTCTAGTTGTTGACTTGTTACATCACTCATATTGGAAAAAAATTTATAGCATTCCTATAGGAACATCAAGGTCTTATTTTTGGCTGAGCTTATATGGATTCACATAGAACTAAGAGTAAGACCGATCAATAAAAACAGAGTTATACTATCCTAAAAAATTACAACTAGacatataatttacattatggctcatcaaaaataatttctttatatcTTGGGCTCACAAATTTGCTTGTTGCAGAAAATACGTGTTTGGTATTATAAATGTTGAAAACCTTGCCAAGTTCTAGATAGATGTTTTTGTACTTACATAAGACATCTGGTCAAATAAATATCAGGTGGTACTGTCATTGTAGTAAACCTCGCTTTATAGATTCTATAGTATTGGTTTTTTGTAGTTTAAAGAACTAGTTTTCCTGGATTAACAAATGACCAAAATCCCCTGGCGACAGGTAACCTGTTCACTGTGCAATGAGCTGATGGAACGTGAAATTCTACCTGTGCATAAAGGTGAAAAATGTCCGAAAAGAATTGTAACGTGTGATTATTGTGATTTTCCTTTGCCTGCCATCGACCTATTTGAGCATCAGGTAATAATTGGCAGCTAAACATTTGATGTCCTAAAGGTTTTGTTCTCTAAGATATGAATTATGCCAACATTTCAGGAAGTTTGTGGAAATAGGACAGAGCTATGTCATCTCTGTAACAGATATATTAGACTCCGAGAGATCTCTGCCCATGAAGTCACATGTAACGGTGTTCCTGCTGAAGTTCCCAGGTTTATAGATCAACTTCTTCTATGCTTCCTctcttatttcttgtttattGCTCATATTTGTTGGGATATTCCTTTTTGTAAATGGTTACGCTGATGGGAAAAAGAGAAGTGTGATCAAACTTTTCATACCATCTTACTCAAAATTTTGCTACAAACATTCAGCATTATCGCCAAAAAGCAGATAGAATAAGGAAAAGCTATAAATAAAGAACAAAGTTAGCCTAAATTTGCAAAGTTAGTTTGGCTGTTTTTTTTCATTGACATTTGCACAAATTTGGTCTAATAACTCAATCTTGCAATATGTATGTTATCTTTCTTGtgtgtttttccaaaaatggtGATTTGATTGCTAAAAAGTAGACAAGTAGGATGATTTGATAagttaaaaactaaatattattATAGTGTTTGGGTACAGTTTGTGTTGATTAATTGCTTGAAAGTTATTAAAAACATTGTGAAAATTTTTTATTGGAATCAATATTCACTTTTTCTAATCgtttaacaaaatttttttaatcattaacaAGTTATGCTTTTTCTAGGGCAATACGGGAAGCTGAAAGAGACCGGGCAGCTAGAAGGCCGCCACCACAAGACTTCTCCACACGCCGGCTTTTATTCACTATAGCCATAACTGGACTTGCCATTTTTCTTGGATCACTTCTTTTCCAGAGAAAATCAAACATCAGTCAACTTaactaaaaagtcaaaagtcaaCCTGGAGACCAATAGAAGTCTCGTGTGTTAAACATGTTTGACTATAATTTCATATGACATCATCCCAGACATTACTGGTGATCATTCTGTTTTATTTCGTGTATATTGACGTCCAATGAAAATACTTTGCAGTTTGCACTCCTTGTAAGAATATATTCTCTGTTTACTTCATAcccaaaaatcaataaaatctagTGTAATTATGAGTTCATAGTTTGTCAAATTAATTTTTCGTGTTATTGTCCTTTACATGAAATTGTAACCCAAGTAAAGAGTTCATGACTTCAGCTCGTATATTATAAGACAACATATTTTTTGCTCTTTTAGAAAATGCGATATTTTTCCCCTTACATTAGAAAGATCTTTGCAGAATACTAATGTTATCATCGCAGATGTATTGTATCTGAATATTGTCATACGTGTAGAAAGATAGGTATATCGTCTTAAGACGGTCAAATGTTTGTTATTCTTTCTTATCTCAAGGTAGCCAAACTCAGCAAACAGGTATATCGTCTTATGATGTTTTTGGCCGACAAGTATGTTATCTAAACATTTTACACATTTCGACTTTTACctctttgtggccggaggtctttatgaaagcagtctctctacctttagGTAGAGGTAAAGACTATCTACCGTTCACCTCCCCCATGCCCCATTCAAAGATTaggtcttgttgttgttgttgttgttgttgtcgttgttgttgttgttgttgttgtgtataaagataaaatacaGTAGCACACACAACATTCTCGTTCATAACATATATGATTCTAATGTGTTACGCTATCTCTAATAGAGTGTTTGTACACATCGTTTTATATCCTTAGTTGCCCTTCCTTGTTTATGGCATTGAAGCATGTCCGTCTTTACTCGTTCATAGGGTATATATTCTTAACTAAGGACATGTTCTTAGAAGTTATAGAATATTTATCTTCTTAGAAGTTATAGaatatttatcttttgtttgtatataaaataagCATATGtaagtatgtttatatgattgaaagtacatttaaaagattttaaagatttgtaaagattttaaggatttataaggatatgGTGTGACAGAAAAGGGATGTCTAAAGATATGATTAACTTTTTATTACGTTGAACATTATTAAATTGTATATTTTGAGTAAGttgatattataataattaatttcgATCTACATATTTGTTTTCCATTTTAATGGAAACTTTCCATGATTATctactaaaaatattttaaaagtcaTAATATCTTAGAATAAATTAcgattattctttttttttttttgcctacttttaattaatattggatgatgtcataaaaaaatcaatattatatattaaaaagtcttctttaatataaaatgacatcatcacaattttgttatattaatataagagataagAGAAGAGATGATAATGATAAATgatatattacattacattatatatCATACATAGAGATATATAGCAATAGTAATAGCAATGAACTTAAAAAGAAGCAATTAATATAACAAATTTTACGATCACCATCATTTTAAAGTAAACGttaacttaaaattttgataACCGATTTTGTCAAATTTGGTCTCATGATGGTCTGATCATGATACGCA includes these proteins:
- the LOC122578599 gene encoding TRAF-type zinc finger domain-containing protein 1-like; its protein translation is MDVAADHVDSAKICSHCDRAIPSSNIDLHYAHCSRNLEKCKICGDMVPRKHADEHYSSTHAPVTCSLCNELMEREILPVHKGEKCPKRIVTCDYCDFPLPAIDLFEHQEVCGNRTELCHLCNRYIRLREISAHEVTCNGVPAEVPRAIREAERDRAARRPPPQDFSTRRLLFTIAITGLAIFLGSLLFQRKSNISQLN